A region of the Massilia sp. erpn genome:
TGCCGCAATGGGTGGAGGACGAGCATTTCGACATCCACCAGCATATCCGCCTGGAGCGCCTGGAAAAAGAGGTCAGCCTGGCCGAGCTGCAAAGCCGTATGACCGAACTGGCACACCAGCCGCTGGCGGAAGACCGCCCACAATGGCATATGACCGTGATCGACAAGGCCGGCGGCGGCCATGCCATCGTCTTCCGCGTCCACCATTGCATCACCGACGGCCTGGGGCTGGTGCACGTACTGAACCACCTGACCGACGACAATGGCCTGCATGGCCAGACCCCGTCCCTGGCCGGTCACCCGCACCGTGCACTGGAGGCCGAAGGCGCATATGCCTCCACGCCGGCGCGCGCCAAATCAAGCCTGAAGATCGCTGCCCATATCGGCCGCCTCGGCATGCTCTGGCCCGATCTGCGCACCCGCCTCAAGGCTCCGCTCAGCGGCCAGAAACAGCTGGTCTGGCTGCCGCCGCTGGATCTGCAGAAAGTGCGCGTCGCCTCCAAGCGCATGGGCGCCACGCTGAACGATATCTGGGTGGCCGCTGTTTCCGGCGCACTGCGCCAGTATCTGCAGGAACGCGGCCAGGATGCCGACAGCCGCGCCCTGCGCGCTGCCGTCACCTTCAATCTGCGCGAGAAGGCCAATGCCTTCCAGTTGGGGAACGAATTCGGCCTGGTCGCGGTCGACCTGCCCACCGATCTGGACGATCCTTGCGAACGCCTGCGACGTTCCAGCGCGCGCATGACGGCCATCAAGCGCTCGCACCAGCCGCGCGCCACCATGGCCTTCCTTTCATTGGCGGGCTGCCTGCCGACCGCCTTGCAGCACTTCGCCCTGAATCTGTTCACTTCCAAGGGTTCGGTGGTGCTGACCAATATCGAAGGGCCGGGCAGCCGGCGCTATCTGGCCGGCTCGCGCATGACCGACCTGATTTGCTGGGTGCCGCAGGCGGGGCGCATCGGCGTGGGTCTGGCCTTCATCTCCTATGCCGGCCAAATCCAGCTGGCCCTGTTCGTCGACACCCATCTGGTGCCCGATCCAGAGCGTCTGATGGAGCTGGTCCAGCAGGCCTTCGCCGAACTGGAGCTGGCGACGCGCGATGTGGCGGACGAGGTGGAAAGCATCGCCACGCCGCTGGCACCGGCAGCCTAAGGCCCGCCTCTTGCGCTAAACACAACAAGACCGGCAGGGCTTGCGCACGGCAGGTTTGCCGGGCTTGCCTGCTCCATGAAAAGTGCGTTAGGCTGGCTGTGAAGCGTATCCCTCCACAGCCAGCCAGGGTAAGCCGTGTCCACATTGCGCTCTGCCGATCCGCAGCAACTCCGTTCATGGCTGTTCGCCTCCGCCAGCCACGACGCCCTCGCCTTCCGTTCGCTGTATGACGCCACCGCACCGAAACTGTTTGGCTTCGCCTTGCGTATATTGCGTAAGCGGGAGCTGGCCGAAGAAGCCTTGCAGGATAGTTTCATCACAATCTGGCATGCGGCGGGCAGCTACCAGTCCCACCTTTCCGCGCCGATGACGTGGATGTCCACCATCGTGCGCAACAAGGCGCTGGACATTCTGCGCCGCCTGGACGATGCAGTGGAGATCGACGCCAACCTGTTCGATAGCGAGGTGATGCAAGCCATGCAGGACCAGGATGACACGCCCGACGACGCGCTTGAGCTGAGCAATGCCGCGCGCAGCCTGGCCCATTGCCTCTCCACGCTGGAAGCGCACCAGCGCCAGGCCATAGGCATGGCCTTCCTCCACGAACTGTCGCACAGCGAAGTGGCGCTGCAACTGACCCTGCCGATCGGTACCGTCAAGACCTGGATCAGGCGCGGGCTGGAGAAACTGAAGGTCTGCCTGGCCCGCCGGGAACTACCATGAATATCCGCCACAACGAAACCCTGCGCGAACGCCTGGCAGCCGAATATGTGCTCGGCTCCTTGCGCGGCGGCGCGCGCCGTCGCCTGGAAAGCTGGATGCATGAGGATGCAGCCTTGCGCCGCAGCGTGGCCGAATGGCAGGACAGGCTGATGCCGATCAGCGAGCTCGCCGCTCCTGCAACGCCAAGGCCTCAGGTCTGGCAAGCCATAGAGGACCGTTTGCAACTGGCGCACCCCGTCAAACCATGGCAATTCTGGCGCCGCGACCGAACCGCCATGTGGCGCACCCTCAGCCTAGCCTCCGGCACGCTGGCGGCAGTGCTGGCGCTTCTTCTGCTCATCGGACAGCCCGAGCCGGCGCGTATCGACCATATCGCCACCCTCAGCGACGATAAGGCGCAAACGGTGCTGCTGCTGACAGGCGACAGCCGCCGCCGCACCATGGATGTGCGCGTGGTCAGCCAGCTTTCCATCGCCAGCGACAAGACCTTGCAGCTCTGGGCTGTGCCGCGCCAAGGCGCGCCTCGCTCTCTTGGTATTTTGCCGGACAACCGCAGCGCCAGACTGGAACTGAACGAGCGCGCCACGGGCAGCGACGTCACCCTGCTCGCCATCAGTCTTGAACCCAAGGGCGGCTCGCCCGACCCGAACGGACCGACCGGGCCGATTCTATACAAAGGACAGTGGCTGCGGCTGTTGTAGCCGACCTGCCTCAAAAGCGGCGCGTCAGCGTCAGCCGGAAGGAACGCGGTTCGACCGGATGGAAGTGGATATCGCCCACGCCTTCGGCCACCTCACCGGGAAGGCGCGATTGGTAAAAATAATCGATGTCGCTGGCACGCTTATTGAACATATTGAAGACATCGAAGGACAGACTGGTGCGGCTGTCAATGCGCCAGGCAAGGCGGGCGCTGGCCAGCGTAGTGGCTGCCGAACGCACGCTATTGTCCTCCGTCAGAGGACGCGGGCCAAAGTGGCGCAGATTGAAGCTGCCCCGCCAGCCATCCCTGCCGTCCAATGTGACGCCAAAGGACGCTACCCGATTGACAGCGCCTGGAACGAAGCTGGCCGCGCTATCGCCTTCCGTGTAGCGGGCGCGCGAAGCGGCCAGGTCCAGGTCAAATTGCAGCCAGGGTGCAGCGATGTAATGATTATTCCATTCGATGCCTTGGCGACGGCTGCGGCGGCTAGCTTCGGTCTGTCCTGCATCGCCGAGATAGACCAGCTCCGAGCTTAAATCGAGGCGCCACAGTGCCAGCGAGCTTTGCAAGCCAGGCAGCAGCTCGCTGCGGGCGCCCAGTTCCATACCTCGCGTTCCGGCCAGCGCCGCCACCTTGCCCCCCGCCCCGCCAGCGGCCGCACCGATTACACCACGCGCATCGTTGCTATGAAAGCCGTATCCATAATTAAGGAAAAATTCGGTCTTCCTCCACGGCCCAAAGATCAGCGACAGCTTGGGCGAGACCTTGGAGGCGTCATCTTGCGCGCCATTGACATTGAAACGGTAACGGTCATAGCGCAGGCCGGCGACGCTGCGCAGCGACGGCAGCAGTTGTGCGCTGTTCTCGTAGTAGAAGCCCGCGCTGGCTTCGCCCACACTGTCCTGGCGCAGCACCGCCGTACGCTGCCGCATCACGCTTTCGTACAGACCAATGGGCGCAATGCGGTCGTAGCGCAGTTGCACTCCGGCGCGTTGACGCATTTCGACGCTTCCCACGGTATCTTGCCACGCCACGCTGGCATTCGTCCCGGTTGTGGTGCGTCTTTCGCTTTGGGCAAACTGGTCGCCCACAGCGGGATGGGCCAACGCATAGCTGAAATTGCTGAACAGATCCAGGCTGGAGCGGATCACATACCCTTCCACCTCCACCAAGCGTTCGCCGCTGCGCTTGCGCATGGCGTAGGAAAGACTGTAGCGCGAGCTGACACCACCGTCGCTGGCGTCGATGCTGCCGAAGCGGCCGATCCGGCCCGACTCCACGGCGCGCAGCGGAATCTGGTCGCTTGCATTCCAGCGGTTACGGTAAGCCATGGCGGTCAAGCTGAAGCCGTCGTCGCGGCCACCCTGGCTATAGCGCAGCATGGCGCTGTACTTGCGCGCTCTTTCCGGCGTCTCCCACGGCCCATCGTTGCGGCCCAGTTCCAGACCATACAGCAGCATTCCATCGGCGGCAGGCAAGGAATCCGCAAGCAGCAGGCGGCGATAGCCAAAACTGCCGGCCGACACATTGCCACTGCCCTGTTCCAACTTCGACGTAAGCCGAATATGCGCCGCGCCGGCCGAAGAAAAATCGCCTTCGTCGGCAAAATATGGTCCTTTGCGATAATCGATCCGCTGCACCAGCTCGGGAATCAGGAAGTTCAGATCCGAGTATCCCTGGCCGTGCGCATGGGAGCGCATATTGACCGGCATGCCGTCCACATAGGTAGCGAAGTCAGTACCATGGTCCAGATTGAAACCGCGCAGGAAATACTGGTTCGCCTTGCCGTCGCCGCTATGCTGGGTAACGATCATGCCCGGCACGAACTCCAGCAGTTCGCCGGTACGCAAGGCCGGGCGGTTTTCGAGCAGCGAGGCACGCACCGAACCTTCGCTGGCCGCGTCCGAACTGCCGATGGACTGGTTATAGTGGCCCACCACCTGCACGACCAGCGGTGTTTCATCGGCGCGCGCTGCGCCGATGCAGACACTTGCTGCCGCCACGCCACAGGCGCGAAGGACGGAAGGATTCATGGGCACACCTCAGATTCCGGTCAGTTTCATATCCAGGGCGCGTTCCAGCAACCAGATGCCGGCCAGCAGCGCGATGGCGGCGGAGCCGCCTTGTAGCACCGTGCGCCGATAGAACCAGGTGGCGCGCAAGGCATACGCCAATGGCAGGAAGACGGCAACAATTGCCAGCTGTCCCAGTTCCACGCCCAGGTTGAAGCCGGCCAGAGATAACAGCATGGCTCCTGCCGGCAGCCCCAGCCCCGCCAGAACGCTGGCAAAGCCAAAACCGTGGATCACGCCAAAGCCGAAAGCGGCCACCCAGCGCTTGCGCAGCATGAAGGGAATCAGATTGTTCACCGCCGCCACAATCACCGACGCGGCAATCGCCGCCTCCACCAGGCGCGATGGCAGGGACACCAGCTCCAGTGCGGCAAGGCTGAGCGTCAGCGAATGCGCCAGGGTGAAGGCCGTTACCACCTTGCAGACCTCGATGGCGGCGGCGCGCAGGCTGCCGGCCTGACGCCAGCCATGGCCGCTCCGCACCAGCACGGCGGGCAGCAGCAGCGAAATCAGGAATAGAATATGGTCGAATCCCGCCCAGATATGCTGAACGCCCAGCGCCATATATTCGAAAAACCCGCGCCGGCGCGACGTGGTGCCGCCGTCCAGGTACAGCACCTGTTGCGGGTGGTCGGCGCCTAAAATGGCGGTCTGCACGTTTGCGCCCTGCTGGATACGTAACAGGCCTTTGTGCTGCGCATCGGTATCGGCAAACAGGCGGTAAGCCACTGTCAGCCGCTCCGGCGCCGTGGCGCATTCGCCATGAAAGCGCAACACGGCGTATGCGCCATCGGTATGGTGATCGATCAATTGTCCGACAACGCTGACCGTGCACAGGCCGCCGCCCGGCGCCATATTGGCAGGCTGCGCACCGCCGGCGATAGTCAGCCGGGAAAACGCGTATGCCGCAATCCGGCCATGCTGGCTGCGCACCTCGCCCCAGGTCAGGCGGCCATCGCCATCGCTATCCAGGCCAAGGGCGAAATCCAGATCGCGCAAGGCGATATCCCATTGCCCCTCGATCTGCCGCCCTGCCACCTCAAGGCTCAAATAACTGTCGCTGGGCTTATGGGCGAAGGCGGCGGACATCGGCAGCAGCAGGAACGATAGCAACAGCATGCATTGCAGGCGGCGCATCATGATGCCCTCCGAATCCGGGCTTCGAGCTTGCCCAGCAGTGCGGCAAGCGCGCGGTCTTCCATTCCCGCCGTCCTGATCCAGCGCGAGGCGGGGACGGCGGCCTGCGGCTCATTCGCGGCCAATGCCGCTTCAAGCAGGATGCGGGCATCTGCTGCCTCCTTCTGCACCTGCCAGTTTGCCAGCGCCAGGCGCAGGGCTGTCTTGCTGTCACCGCGCAGATGCAAGGCGTAGCGCGCCTCTTCCCGCCGATGAACCGTGTCGCCGCGCATGGCAGCCGCCTGAAAGCGCGCCTGCAATTCATTGCCGGCGGCGGCCAGCGCGGCCGCGTCCTTGCCGGATTGACGCAGCGCCAGCGCATAACGCAGCAGCAGCGCATCGGCGCGGCCATGCGTGCGTAACAGGCCGACAACCTCGTCCGCGCGATTCTGATCGAGCAGAAAATCGGCATATGCGCCCAGCAGATAACCGTCGCGCGGGTCCGCCGCCAGCGCGCTGCGGAAGCTTTGCTCCGCAACAGCGGCATCGCCACGCCGCGCCGCCATTTCGGCCAGCAGGGTTTGCGCCCAGACACGCAACCCGGCAGCTTCGTCCGGATAGCGCGCCAATACTGTCCGCAGCAGTTCCTGACTTTGCGCCAGATTCCCGCTTAAACCTGCGGCGTTGGCGATGCAGGCGGCGCTGACCAGGGGGCTGGCCAGCAGCGACAATCTGGCGCAGGCGGCCTTGGCCTCGGCGTACCGGCCTTGCGCGACATGCACGGTGGCGCGGGTCAGCCAGGCCTGCGCATCGCCCGGGTTCTGCTTCGTCAGCGCGGCCAGGTCGGCCTGGGCTTCGTCGAAGCGGTGGCTATTCTGCAGCAGCGTGGCACGCAGCAGTCGCACTTCGGCCGGGGGCGAGGCCTCGTTCCACCAGGGTTGCAGTACCGCCTGCGCATGGCCGAAGTAACGCGGATCGTTTTCGCGCCTCCCGGCTTCGATATATCGGCGCGCCAATGCCGTGGCAAGCTGCAGCCGATGCGGTGCGGCACTCAGCGCGGCCCGCATGCGCCGCAGCTCCTGTGTCTGCCCATCGGCCTGGCGCGGCAGGGTCTCCAGCACTTCGGCATCGTCGCGCGGTATGCGGGCGCCGGCGAGCGCCCACGCAGGCCAGGCCAGACACGCCAGCAAGGATATAGCAGGGATGACAAGGACTTTCATGATTCCGCTCTCCTTGAATACGGGCGCCAGGGGCAGCAGGACCAGCCACCCCTGGCACCGGCCGCCTCACAGCGGCGCCGGCTCCGAATCTTCCGGCATGGTGGCGGCCAGCGTATCCAGCTCGGTCGGCTCGCTTTCCTCGCTGCTCATGCCGGCCTTGGCCTGTACTGCCGACAGGAAGACATCGGCCGCAGTGGCAGGCGGCGGCGCGAGGGGATCGGGCGGCGAGGCTACGTCGCCATAGCCACCGTTTCCACCGCCGCCGCAAGCACTCAGCAGCAAGGCAGCGCTCAGGATCAGTCGTCTCATGATCTTCTCCTTATTGCTGGGGTGAGCCGGGAATCGGCGTTTTCAGATAAGGGAAGGACGCGGTAAAGAAGCTGTCGTCCAGATACGCGCCATCGGTAAAGCGGATGGCGCCGGCCGGTGCGTCGGCCGGCGTGCAGCCCAGGTTCAGGGTACACAGCTTGCCCATGGCGACACGCAGCTCGATGTCGACTACATCGTCGCCAGGCCGGCGGCCGTTGGGAAAGCCCGCGTTGTCGCCATCGATCACGCCCAGGCGCTTCTGCGCACCCATCGCCACCGGCGCGATTGCCGTGTTCAGGCGCAGCATCTCGGACGCTTTCACGTTCGCCGGCTGGTTCAAGCCTTTCACCCCGGTGAGGAAGGTCGCCACCAGATCGTTGCGCGGGAAGTTGGTGGGTGCCTTGGCGCCGGCATTGCCGAACAAGACCTCGACCAGGGCCGGCAGCGTGGGATTCGTCACATAGGTGGCGAACTGGCCATCGGCGGCAGGCTTGCTGTGATTGAAGCGGTCCTTGTCCTTCAAACCGATCACCAGCTCGTTCACCAGCGGCATGCCGAGGCGCGAGACCTGGGTCCAGGCGCCCCCCTCCTTCGAGGCGCCGACGGCGTCGCCGGGTACGGGGTTCAGCAACCGTCCCTGGCGCAGGCTGGCCGTGGTCCAGCCGCCGATCACGGGATCGGCCGAACCCGGCGCGGTCAGGCAGGCGGCGGCGACTTCCAGTGCGATGGTCGTGACATTCTTGTCGGCCAGATCGTCGCGCGCATTCTTCTCGGCGTTGGGCAGGAACTCCACCGCCGGCGCCTTGTAGTTGACGAGGTCAAACGTCTCGCCCAGGTTGACGGCGAAGGAATCCTTGCGCTGGCCGACGAACATGCGCCCCGGTGTTTCGCAGCCGGGAATCTTCACGCTGTAGATATGGCGTCCCGCATAGCCGGCATAATCGGGAATGGCCTTGTTGCCGATATTGTCCACCGGCTTATCGAACACCACGCTGCCGTTGCCTGCATTGCTGAGCGGCGCACGCGAACCGCCGCGCCGGTCCCCGCGCACTACGGTGACCGAATACGTTTCGCGCACATTCAGGCCGGGTGGATTCACATCGTTGATCGGGCCGCCGTTGATGACCAGCGGGATGGGCACTTTCTTGCCGCCCACCGTGAACTGCGCGTTCTTCACGGTATTCGTGAAGCGGAACTGGAAACTGATGTCCTCCTTCGCATCGCCGTTGTTATCGATATGGAT
Encoded here:
- a CDS encoding sigma-70 family RNA polymerase sigma factor; this encodes MSTLRSADPQQLRSWLFASASHDALAFRSLYDATAPKLFGFALRILRKRELAEEALQDSFITIWHAAGSYQSHLSAPMTWMSTIVRNKALDILRRLDDAVEIDANLFDSEVMQAMQDQDDTPDDALELSNAARSLAHCLSTLEAHQRQAIGMAFLHELSHSEVALQLTLPIGTVKTWIRRGLEKLKVCLARRELP
- a CDS encoding anti-sigma factor domain-containing protein — encoded protein: MNIRHNETLRERLAAEYVLGSLRGGARRRLESWMHEDAALRRSVAEWQDRLMPISELAAPATPRPQVWQAIEDRLQLAHPVKPWQFWRRDRTAMWRTLSLASGTLAAVLALLLLIGQPEPARIDHIATLSDDKAQTVLLLTGDSRRRTMDVRVVSQLSIASDKTLQLWAVPRQGAPRSLGILPDNRSARLELNERATGSDVTLLAISLEPKGGSPDPNGPTGPILYKGQWLRLL
- a CDS encoding TonB-dependent receptor, with product MNPSVLRACGVAAASVCIGAARADETPLVVQVVGHYNQSIGSSDAASEGSVRASLLENRPALRTGELLEFVPGMIVTQHSGDGKANQYFLRGFNLDHGTDFATYVDGMPVNMRSHAHGQGYSDLNFLIPELVQRIDYRKGPYFADEGDFSSAGAAHIRLTSKLEQGSGNVSAGSFGYRRLLLADSLPAADGMLLYGLELGRNDGPWETPERARKYSAMLRYSQGGRDDGFSLTAMAYRNRWNASDQIPLRAVESGRIGRFGSIDASDGGVSSRYSLSYAMRKRSGERLVEVEGYVIRSSLDLFSNFSYALAHPAVGDQFAQSERRTTTGTNASVAWQDTVGSVEMRQRAGVQLRYDRIAPIGLYESVMRQRTAVLRQDSVGEASAGFYYENSAQLLPSLRSVAGLRYDRYRFNVNGAQDDASKVSPKLSLIFGPWRKTEFFLNYGYGFHSNDARGVIGAAAGGAGGKVAALAGTRGMELGARSELLPGLQSSLALWRLDLSSELVYLGDAGQTEASRRSRRQGIEWNNHYIAAPWLQFDLDLAASRARYTEGDSAASFVPGAVNRVASFGVTLDGRDGWRGSFNLRHFGPRPLTEDNSVRSAATTLASARLAWRIDSRTSLSFDVFNMFNKRASDIDYFYQSRLPGEVAEGVGDIHFHPVEPRSFRLTLTRRF
- a CDS encoding HupE/UreJ family protein, with amino-acid sequence MMRRLQCMLLLSFLLLPMSAAFAHKPSDSYLSLEVAGRQIEGQWDIALRDLDFALGLDSDGDGRLTWGEVRSQHGRIAAYAFSRLTIAGGAQPANMAPGGGLCTVSVVGQLIDHHTDGAYAVLRFHGECATAPERLTVAYRLFADTDAQHKGLLRIQQGANVQTAILGADHPQQVLYLDGGTTSRRRGFFEYMALGVQHIWAGFDHILFLISLLLPAVLVRSGHGWRQAGSLRAAAIEVCKVVTAFTLAHSLTLSLAALELVSLPSRLVEAAIAASVIVAAVNNLIPFMLRKRWVAAFGFGVIHGFGFASVLAGLGLPAGAMLLSLAGFNLGVELGQLAIVAVFLPLAYALRATWFYRRTVLQGGSAAIALLAGIWLLERALDMKLTGI
- a CDS encoding tetratricopeptide repeat protein is translated as MKVLVIPAISLLACLAWPAWALAGARIPRDDAEVLETLPRQADGQTQELRRMRAALSAAPHRLQLATALARRYIEAGRRENDPRYFGHAQAVLQPWWNEASPPAEVRLLRATLLQNSHRFDEAQADLAALTKQNPGDAQAWLTRATVHVAQGRYAEAKAACARLSLLASPLVSAACIANAAGLSGNLAQSQELLRTVLARYPDEAAGLRVWAQTLLAEMAARRGDAAVAEQSFRSALAADPRDGYLLGAYADFLLDQNRADEVVGLLRTHGRADALLLRYALALRQSGKDAAALAAAGNELQARFQAAAMRGDTVHRREEARYALHLRGDSKTALRLALANWQVQKEAADARILLEAALAANEPQAAVPASRWIRTAGMEDRALAALLGKLEARIRRAS
- a CDS encoding DUF4331 domain-containing protein, producing MENIMQYPLRAALVAGMLAGLVAAPVLASSHREAPFITRIPKADATDFYMFRSYEPGREKFVTLIANYIPLQDAYGGPNYFQLDPDALYEIHIDNNGDAKEDISFQFRFTNTVKNAQFTVGGKKVPIPLVINGGPINDVNPPGLNVRETYSVTVVRGDRRGGSRAPLSNAGNGSVVFDKPVDNIGNKAIPDYAGYAGRHIYSVKIPGCETPGRMFVGQRKDSFAVNLGETFDLVNYKAPAVEFLPNAEKNARDDLADKNVTTIALEVAAACLTAPGSADPVIGGWTTASLRQGRLLNPVPGDAVGASKEGGAWTQVSRLGMPLVNELVIGLKDKDRFNHSKPAADGQFATYVTNPTLPALVEVLFGNAGAKAPTNFPRNDLVATFLTGVKGLNQPANVKASEMLRLNTAIAPVAMGAQKRLGVIDGDNAGFPNGRRPGDDVVDIELRVAMGKLCTLNLGCTPADAPAGAIRFTDGAYLDDSFFTASFPYLKTPIPGSPQQ